In one Vicugna pacos chromosome 22, VicPac4, whole genome shotgun sequence genomic region, the following are encoded:
- the PLEKHJ1 gene encoding pleckstrin homology domain-containing family J member 1 isoform X1: MRYNEKELQALSRQPAEMAAELGMRGPKKGSVVKRRLVKLVVNFLFYFRTDEAEPVGALLLEHCRITQEEPSGFSISFLEDPERKYHFECCSEEQCQEWMGALRRASYEFMRRSLIFYRNELQKMTGKDPLEQFGISGEARFQLSGLKA; the protein is encoded by the exons ATGCGCTATAACGAGAAGGAACTGCAGGCACTGTCCCGGCAGCCGGCCGAGATGGCGGCCGAGCTGGGTATGCGGGGCCCCAAGAAGGGCAGCG TGGTGAAGCGGCGGCTGGTGAAGCTGGTGGTCAACTTCCTCTTTTACTTCCGGACGGATGAGGCGGAG CCCGTCGGAGCCCTGCTGCTGGAGCATTGCAGAATCACCCAGGAAGAGCCCAGCGGCTTCTCCATCA gcttcctggaggatcCCGAGAGGAAGTACCACTTTGAGTGCTGCAGCGAGGAGCAGTGTCAGGAGTGGATGGGAGCTCTGCGTCGAGCCAG TTACGAGTTCATGCGGAGGAGCCTCATCTTTTACAGGAACGAGCTGCAGAAGATGACAGGCAAG GACCCCCTGGAGCAGTTCGGCATATCGGGGGAGGCCAGGTTCCAGCTGAGCGGCCTGAAGGCATGA
- the PLEKHJ1 gene encoding pleckstrin homology domain-containing family J member 1 isoform X2: MRYNEKELQALSRQPAEMAAELVVKRRLVKLVVNFLFYFRTDEAEPVGALLLEHCRITQEEPSGFSISFLEDPERKYHFECCSEEQCQEWMGALRRASYEFMRRSLIFYRNELQKMTGKDPLEQFGISGEARFQLSGLKA, from the exons ATGCGCTATAACGAGAAGGAACTGCAGGCACTGTCCCGGCAGCCGGCCGAGATGGCGGCCGAGCTGG TGGTGAAGCGGCGGCTGGTGAAGCTGGTGGTCAACTTCCTCTTTTACTTCCGGACGGATGAGGCGGAG CCCGTCGGAGCCCTGCTGCTGGAGCATTGCAGAATCACCCAGGAAGAGCCCAGCGGCTTCTCCATCA gcttcctggaggatcCCGAGAGGAAGTACCACTTTGAGTGCTGCAGCGAGGAGCAGTGTCAGGAGTGGATGGGAGCTCTGCGTCGAGCCAG TTACGAGTTCATGCGGAGGAGCCTCATCTTTTACAGGAACGAGCTGCAGAAGATGACAGGCAAG GACCCCCTGGAGCAGTTCGGCATATCGGGGGAGGCCAGGTTCCAGCTGAGCGGCCTGAAGGCATGA
- the SF3A2 gene encoding splicing factor 3A subunit 2 has product MDFQHRPGGKTGSGGVASSSESNRDRRERLRQLALETIDINKDPYFMKNHLGSYECKLCLTLHNNEGSYLAHTQGKKHQTNLARRAAKEAKEAPAQPAPEKVKVEVKKFVKIGRPGYKVTKQRDTEVGQQSLLFQIDYPEIAEGIMPRHRFMSAYEQRIEPPDRRWQYLLMAAEPYETIAFKVPSREIDKAEGKFWTHWNRETKQFFLQFHFKMEKPPAPPSLPAGPPGVKRPPPPLMNGLPPRPPLPESLPPPPPGGLPLPPMPPSGPAPSGPPGPPQLPPPAPGVHPPAPVVHPPTSGVHPPAPGVHPPAPVVHPPASGVHPPAPGVHPPAPGVHPPAPGVHPPAPGVHPPPSAGVHPQAPGVHPPAPAVHPQAPGVHPPAPAVHPQAPGVHPPAPGVHPAAPGIHPQPPGVHPPPPGVHPAAPGVHPPAPGVHPQPPGVHPSNPGVHPPTPMPPMLRPPLPSEGPGNIPPPPPTN; this is encoded by the exons ATGGACTTCCAACATCGCCCAGGAGGCAAGACCGGGAGTGGGGGCGTGGCCTCCTCCTCTGAGAGCAACCGGGACCGCAGGGAGCGCCTTCGGCAGCTGGCCCTGGAGACCATTGACATCAACAAG GACCCTTACTTCATGAAAAACCACCTGGGCTCGTATGAATGCAAGTTGTGCCTGACACTGCACAACAATGAG GGGAGTTACCTGGCACACACCCAGGGGAAGAAGCATCAGACCAACTT GGCCCGGCGAGCGGCCAAGGAGGCCAAGGAGGCCCCTGCCCAGCCAGCGCCAGAGAAGGTCAAGGTGGAGGTGAAGAAGTTCGTGAAGATCGGCCGCCCAGGCTACAAAG TGACCAAGCAGAGGGACACGGAGGTGGGCCAGCAGAGCCTCCTCTTCCAG ATCGACTACCCTGAGATCGCCGAGGGCATCATGCCGCGCCACCGCTTCATGTCTGCTTACGAGCAGAGGATCGAGCCACCGGACCGGCGCTGGCAATACCTGCTCATGGCTGCTGAGCCCTACGAGACCATCGCCTTCAAG GTGCCGAGCAGGGAGATTGACAAGGCTGAAGGCAAGTTTTGGACTCACTGGAACCGGGAAACCAAACAG tttttcctcCAGTTCCACTTTAAGATGGAGAAGCCGCCAGCCCCACCGAGCCTCCCCGCCGGGCCTCCAGGGGTGAaacggcccccacccccactgatGAATGGCCTGCCTCCTCGGCCGCCACTCCCCGAGTCTTTGCCACCACCCCCGCCGGGAGGCCTACCCCTGCCGCCCATGCCACCCAGCGGGCCTGCACCCTCAGGGCCCCCGGGccctccccagctgcccccaCCAGCTCCCGGTGTCCATCCCCCAGCACCAGTAGTCCATCCTCCAACATCTGGGGTGCATCCCCCAGCTCCTGGGGTCCACCCACCAGCACCAGTGGTCCACCCACCAGCATCTGGGGTTCACCCCCCTGCTCCTGGAGTACACCCTCCAGCCCCGGGAGTCCATCCTCCAGCACCAGGGGTCCACCCTCCAGCACCAGGGGTCCATCCTCCCCCATCTGCTGGGGTTCACCCCCAGGCCCCAGGGGTGCACCCTCCAGCTCCCGCAGTTCACCCCCAGGCCCCGGGGGTCCATCCACCAGCTCCTGCAGTTCACCCCCAGGCCCCGGGGGTCCATCCACCAGCTCCTGGGGTCCACCCAGCAGCCCCTGGGAtccacccccagcctcctggagtccaccccccacctcctgggGTCCACCCAGCAGCTCCTGGGGTCCATCCTCCGGCTCCTGGGGTCCATCCCCAGCCTCCTGGAGTTCACCCCTCCAATCCTGGGGTTCATCCCCCAACTCCCATGCCCCCAATGCTGAGGCCCCCACTGCCCTCCGAAGGGCCTGGGAacattcctccccctcccccaaccaacTGA
- the AMH gene encoding muellerian-inhibiting factor isoform X2 has product MQGPPLSRLALVLSALGALLRARTPREETSSTPTLPGEPTTDTGGLIFHQDWEWPPPSIRPPVMWELTPSLKFQEPPPGGASPLELALLVLYPGTGPEVTVTGTGLPGTQSLCPAPDSGYLVLAVDRPEVAWRSPGLALTLRHRGNGAPLSTAQMQALLFGADSRCFTRMTPALLLLPPQEPVPLSARGQLDSVPFPQPKASPEPEEPLPSADPFLETLMRLVRALRGPPARASPPRLALDPGALAGFPQGQVNLSDPAALERLLDGEEPLLLLLPPTAATAGGPAPLQDPASALWAEGLTRRVAAKLQTAADELRGLPGLPPAATPLLARLLALCPGDPSGPGGPLRALLLLKALQGLRAEWHGRERSGPARAQRSAGAPAADGPCALRELSVDLRAERSVLIPETYQANNCQGACGWPQSDRNPRYGSHVVLLLKMQARGVALARPPCCVPTAYAGKLLISLSEGRISAHRVPNMVATECGCR; this is encoded by the exons ATGCAGGGCCCGCCCCTCTCTCGGCTGGCCCTGGTGCTGTCGGCACTGGGGGCTCTGCTGAGGGCCAGGACCCCCAGGGAAGAGACCTCCAGCACCCCTACCTTGCCTGGGGAGCCAACTACAGACACCGGGGGGCTCATCTTCCACCAAGACTGGGAATGGCCACCCCCCAGCATCCGGCCACCAG TGATGTGGGAGCTGACGCCCTCGCTGAAGTTCCAGGAGCCTCCACCTGGAGGAGCCAGTCCCCTGGAGCTGGCCCTGCTGGTGTTGTACCCAGGAACCGGCCCTGAGGTCACCGTCACCGGGACTGGGCTGCCCGGCACCCAG AGTCTCTGTCCAGCTCCGGACTCCGGTTACCTGGTGCTGGCTGTGGACCGCCCGGAGGTGGCCTGGCGCAGCCCTGGGCTTGCCCTGACCCTGCGGCACCGCGGAAACG gTGCCCCCCTGAGCACTGCCCAGATGCAGGCCCTGCTGTTTGGCGCGGATTCCCGCTGCTTCACACGGATGACCCCGGCCCTGTTGCTGCTGCCCCCACAAGAGCCTGTGCCTCTGTCCGCGCGAGGCCAGCTGGACTCGGTGCCCTTTCCGCAGCCCAA GGCGTCCCCGGAGCCCGAGGAGCCGCTCCCCAGCGCCGACCCGTTCCTGGAAACACTCATGCGCCTGGTGCGCGCGCTGCGGGGTCCCCCGGCCCGAGCCTCGCCCCCGCGTCTGGCCCTGGACCCGGGAGCGCTGGCCGGTTTCCCGCAGGGCCAGGTCAACCTGTCGGACCCCGCGGCGCTGGAGCGCCTGCTGGACGGCGAGGAgcctctcctgctgctcctgccgcCCACCGCAGCCACCGCCGGGGGCCCCGCGCCGCTGCAGGATCCTGCCTCCGCGCTCTGGGCTGAGGGCCTCACGCGTCGGGTGGCCGCCAAGCTTCAGACGGCGGCCGACGAGCTGCGCGGCCTCCCCGGGCTGCCGCCAGCCGCCACGCCACTTCTGGCACGCCTCCTCGCGCTGTGCCCTGGGGACCCGAGCGGCCCCGGCGGCCCGCTGCGCGCGCTGCTGCTACTAAAGGCGCTGCAGGGCCTGCGCGCCGAGTGGCACGGGCGGGAGCGGAGCGGCCCGGCCCGGGCGCAGCGCAGTGCGGGGGCCCCGGCCGCCGACGGGCCGTGCGCGCTGCGCGAGCTGAGCGTGGACCTGCGCGCCGAGCGCTCGGTACTCATCCCTGAGACGTACCAGGCCAACAACTGCCAGGGCGCGTGCGGCTGGCCGCAGTCGGACCGCAACCCGCGGTACGGCAGCCACGTGGTGCTCCTGCTGAAGATGCAGGCCCGCGGCGTGGCCCTGGCGCGCCCGCCCTGCTGCGTGCCCACGGCCTACGCCGGCAAGCTCCTCATCAGCCTGTCGGAGGGGCGCATCAGTGCGCACCGTGTGCCCAACATGGTGGCCACCGAGTGCGGCTGCCGGTGA
- the AMH gene encoding muellerian-inhibiting factor isoform X1, with amino-acid sequence MQGPPLSRLALVLSALGALLRARTPREETSSTPTLPGEPTTDTGGLIFHQDWEWPPPSIRPPGSAGDPLCLVTLGGGGNGSSALLRVVGALSGYEQAFLEAVQHAHWGPRDLATFGVCPSSGRQAALPHLQQLQAWLGESGGRRLVVLHLEEVMWELTPSLKFQEPPPGGASPLELALLVLYPGTGPEVTVTGTGLPGTQSLCPAPDSGYLVLAVDRPEVAWRSPGLALTLRHRGNGAPLSTAQMQALLFGADSRCFTRMTPALLLLPPQEPVPLSARGQLDSVPFPQPKASPEPEEPLPSADPFLETLMRLVRALRGPPARASPPRLALDPGALAGFPQGQVNLSDPAALERLLDGEEPLLLLLPPTAATAGGPAPLQDPASALWAEGLTRRVAAKLQTAADELRGLPGLPPAATPLLARLLALCPGDPSGPGGPLRALLLLKALQGLRAEWHGRERSGPARAQRSAGAPAADGPCALRELSVDLRAERSVLIPETYQANNCQGACGWPQSDRNPRYGSHVVLLLKMQARGVALARPPCCVPTAYAGKLLISLSEGRISAHRVPNMVATECGCR; translated from the exons ATGCAGGGCCCGCCCCTCTCTCGGCTGGCCCTGGTGCTGTCGGCACTGGGGGCTCTGCTGAGGGCCAGGACCCCCAGGGAAGAGACCTCCAGCACCCCTACCTTGCCTGGGGAGCCAACTACAGACACCGGGGGGCTCATCTTCCACCAAGACTGGGAATGGCCACCCCCCAGCATCCGGCCACCAGGCAGCGCtggggatcctctgtgcctggtgaccctgggtgggggtggcaaTGGGAGCAGTGCTCTCCTGCGGGTGGTGGGGGCCTTGAGTGGCTACGAGCAGGCCTTCCTGGAGGCTGTGCAGCATGCCCACTGGGGCCCTCGCGACCTGGCCACCTTCGGGGTCTGCCCCTCCAGCGGTAGGCAGGCTGCCCTGCCCCACCTACAGCAGCTGCAGGCGTGGCTAGGGGAGTCCGGGGGGCGGCGGCTGGTGGTCCTGCACCTGGAGGAAG TGATGTGGGAGCTGACGCCCTCGCTGAAGTTCCAGGAGCCTCCACCTGGAGGAGCCAGTCCCCTGGAGCTGGCCCTGCTGGTGTTGTACCCAGGAACCGGCCCTGAGGTCACCGTCACCGGGACTGGGCTGCCCGGCACCCAG AGTCTCTGTCCAGCTCCGGACTCCGGTTACCTGGTGCTGGCTGTGGACCGCCCGGAGGTGGCCTGGCGCAGCCCTGGGCTTGCCCTGACCCTGCGGCACCGCGGAAACG gTGCCCCCCTGAGCACTGCCCAGATGCAGGCCCTGCTGTTTGGCGCGGATTCCCGCTGCTTCACACGGATGACCCCGGCCCTGTTGCTGCTGCCCCCACAAGAGCCTGTGCCTCTGTCCGCGCGAGGCCAGCTGGACTCGGTGCCCTTTCCGCAGCCCAA GGCGTCCCCGGAGCCCGAGGAGCCGCTCCCCAGCGCCGACCCGTTCCTGGAAACACTCATGCGCCTGGTGCGCGCGCTGCGGGGTCCCCCGGCCCGAGCCTCGCCCCCGCGTCTGGCCCTGGACCCGGGAGCGCTGGCCGGTTTCCCGCAGGGCCAGGTCAACCTGTCGGACCCCGCGGCGCTGGAGCGCCTGCTGGACGGCGAGGAgcctctcctgctgctcctgccgcCCACCGCAGCCACCGCCGGGGGCCCCGCGCCGCTGCAGGATCCTGCCTCCGCGCTCTGGGCTGAGGGCCTCACGCGTCGGGTGGCCGCCAAGCTTCAGACGGCGGCCGACGAGCTGCGCGGCCTCCCCGGGCTGCCGCCAGCCGCCACGCCACTTCTGGCACGCCTCCTCGCGCTGTGCCCTGGGGACCCGAGCGGCCCCGGCGGCCCGCTGCGCGCGCTGCTGCTACTAAAGGCGCTGCAGGGCCTGCGCGCCGAGTGGCACGGGCGGGAGCGGAGCGGCCCGGCCCGGGCGCAGCGCAGTGCGGGGGCCCCGGCCGCCGACGGGCCGTGCGCGCTGCGCGAGCTGAGCGTGGACCTGCGCGCCGAGCGCTCGGTACTCATCCCTGAGACGTACCAGGCCAACAACTGCCAGGGCGCGTGCGGCTGGCCGCAGTCGGACCGCAACCCGCGGTACGGCAGCCACGTGGTGCTCCTGCTGAAGATGCAGGCCCGCGGCGTGGCCCTGGCGCGCCCGCCCTGCTGCGTGCCCACGGCCTACGCCGGCAAGCTCCTCATCAGCCTGTCGGAGGGGCGCATCAGTGCGCACCGTGTGCCCAACATGGTGGCCACCGAGTGCGGCTGCCGGTGA
- the JSRP1 gene encoding junctional sarcoplasmic reticulum protein 1: protein MTTRALEELDGGLGSCQVDEGLSALADPCPGQPREDRAPVTPSPADSNSWPQDSQEPVAEGSPAGGVDARPKKTEKEPVAKVASGHGKERLKTGATPRSPARKKTQAVPPPQPPPPPPALSEELPWGELSLNKCLVLASLVALLGSAFQLCREAMAGEAEAPVPVLEPWVPPSSAPKGPASALPKPVTWAPPLGPPAPQMKVEERAKVPGSREAAGKYKGESEETAGEEPAPLADRGPKGRLKERPKKEERPRKERPQKEQRPRREKRPRREKLRKEERPRAAGEPRRALPRHWEAREEGHRPWARDSGDPEYRKKQAWASPDEEGRPPGRRKHRAGKGRD from the exons ATGACAACCAGGGCCCTGGAGGAGCTGGATGGAGGCCTGGGCAGCTGCCAAGTGGACGAGGGCCTCTCTGCCCTGGCTGACCCCTGCCCAGGCCAGCCGCGGGAGGACAGGGCTCCAG tgacaCCCAGTCCGGCCGACTCCAACAGCTGGCCTCAG GATTCTCAGGAGCCGGTAGCTGAGGGCAGCCCCGCAGGCGGTGTGGATGCCAGGCccaagaagacagaaaaggagcCGGTGGCCAAAGTGGCCTCAGGACACGGGAAGGAGAGGCTGAAAACAGGAGCAA CCCCCCGGAGCCCCGCGCGGAAGAAGACGCAGGCCGTGCCGcccccgcagccgccgccgccgcccccggcccTGAGCGAGGAGCTGCCCTGGGGAGAGCTGTCGCTCAACAAGTGCCTGGTGCTCGCCTCGCTCGTGGCGCTGCTGGGCTCCGCCTTCCAGCTGTGCCGCG AGGCTATGGCTGGGGAAGCGGAAGCCCCTGTGCCTGTCCTTGAACCGTGGGTCCCGCCAAGCTCAGCCCCGAAGGGTCCTGCATCGGCCCTG CCAAAGCCCGTGACCTGGGCTCCCCCACTGGGACCGCCTGCGCCCCAGATGAAGGTAGAGGAAAGGGCCAAGGTCCCCGGGAGCAGGGAGGCTGCAGGGAAGTACAAAGGGGAGTCTGAGGAGACCGCTGGGGAGGAGCCCGCGCCCCTTGCAGACCGAGGGCCCAAGGGGAGGTTGAAGGAGAGGCCGAAGAAGGAAGAGAGGCCGCGGAAGGAGAGGCCTCAGAAAGAACAGAGGCCAAGAAGGGAGAAGAGACCACGGAGGGAGAAGCTACGGAAAGAGGAGAGGCCACGGGCTGCCGGGGAGCCCCGGAGAGCCCTACCGCGGCATTGGGAGGCACGCGAAGAGGGCCACCGGCCGTGGGCGCGAGACTCCGGAGACCCGGAGTACAGGAAGAAGCAGGCCTGGGCCTCCCCGGACGAGGAGGGCCGGCCTCCGGGCCGCCGGAAGCACCGCGCAGGCAAGGGGCGGGACTGA